GATGCCGCCCGCGGCTATTTCACCCTCACCTTCGGCGGCCGCGCGATCACCTGCCGGGAAAGCCTGACCGAACTGACCAGCGCCATCGCCATGAGCCGCTGCCAGGACAAGCGCGTCACCCGCGACGTTCTGGCCGAGGCGGGGCTGTCGGTACCCGAACAGGTCACCGCCGCCGACCTCGCCCGGGCCGAAACCTTCCTCGCCGCCCATGGCCGGGTGGTGGTGAAGCCGGTGGACGGAGAGCAGGGCCGCGGCGTGCAGGTCGACATCCGCGATGCCGACACCCTGGCCCGCGCCTGCCGCGCCCTGTCGGAACAGGGTGTGGCGGGCGTGGTCGAAACCTTCGTCGAGGGCGAGGATCTGAGGATCATCGTCATTGACGGCGAGGTGGTGGCGGCGGCGATCCGCAAGCCGGCCGAAATCACCGCCAACGGCACCGATACCGTGCGCGCGCTGATCGAGGCGCGATCGCGCCGCCGGGCCGCCGCGACCGGCGGCGAAAGCCGGATCCCCATGGATGCCGAAACCGAACGTGCGGTGACCGAGGCCGGCTGGACCATGGACGACGTGCCGCCGGCGGGCGAGGTGATCCGGGTGCGCAAGACCGCCAATCTGCACACCGGCGGCACCATTCACGACGTCACCGCCGAACTGCATCCGGCCCTGGCCGAGGCGGCCGTCCGCGCCGCCCGGGCGCTGGACATTCCGGTGGTCGGCCTGGACTTCATGGTCCCGGCCGCCGACCAGCCGGATTATTGGATCATCGAGGCGAACGAGCGCGCGGGCCTTGCCAATCACGAGCCCCAGCCGACCGCCGAACGTTTCATCGACTTCCTGTTCCCACAGACGGCCACCCGCCGGCGCAGCATGCCGGCCCAGGCCGAGGAGACGGCATGAACGACGCGACCCGACGCCATCGGGATGGGTCTGGCCCCGAGGCCGGCATCCGCATCGATCGCGACTACCTGCTCGACACCCTGCTGGCCCTGCTGAACACGCCCAGCCCCTCCGGCTATACCGACGGCATCGTCCACATGGTCGGCCAGGAGCTGGAGCGGCTGGACATCGAATTCGATCTCACCCGCCGCGGTGCCATCCGCGCCGTGCTGCGCGGGCGCGAGCGCCATCCGGCCCGGGCGCTGGTCGCCCATCTGGACACGCTGGGCGCCATCGTGAAGCGCCTGCAGCCCAATGGCCGGCTGTCGGTCGTGCCGATCGGCCACTGGTCGGCGCGGTTCTCGGAAGGCGCCCGCTGCACCATCTTCACCGATGACGGCCGCCATCGCGGCACCATCCTGCCGCTCAAGGCATCGGGCCACACCTTCGGCGGCGAGATCGACAAGCTGCCGGTCGGCTGGGACTATGTCGAGCTGCGCGTCGATGCGCTGGTCGACAACGAACGCGATCTCGAAGCCCTCGGCATCCGGGTGGGCGACATCATCGCCGTCGATCCGAACCCCGAGGTCGGCCCCAATGATTTCATCAACAGCCGCTATCTCGACGACAAGGCCGGTGTCGCCACCCTGCTGGCGGCGGCAGAGGCGGTGCAGCGCTCGGGCGTGAAGCCGCCGGTCGACACCTATCTGCTGTTCACCATCTCGGAGGAAGTCGGCTCCGGCGCCTCGTCGATCCTGCATGGCGAGATCGCCGAGATGGTGACCATCGACAACGGCACCACCGCCCCGGGCCAGGCCAGCCGCGAAACCGGCGTCACCGTCGCGATGATGGACAGCGCCGGCCCCTTCGACTTCCACCTGACCCGCAAGCTG
The Tistrella mobilis DNA segment above includes these coding regions:
- a CDS encoding osmoprotectant NAGGN system M42 family peptidase — encoded protein: MNDATRRHRDGSGPEAGIRIDRDYLLDTLLALLNTPSPSGYTDGIVHMVGQELERLDIEFDLTRRGAIRAVLRGRERHPARALVAHLDTLGAIVKRLQPNGRLSVVPIGHWSARFSEGARCTIFTDDGRHRGTILPLKASGHTFGGEIDKLPVGWDYVELRVDALVDNERDLEALGIRVGDIIAVDPNPEVGPNDFINSRYLDDKAGVATLLAAAEAVQRSGVKPPVDTYLLFTISEEVGSGASSILHGEIAEMVTIDNGTTAPGQASRETGVTVAMMDSAGPFDFHLTRKLLALCADNGISHQRDVFRHYRSDSASAIEAGNDLRTALVCFGIDASHGYERIHRSALDDLAKLEALYMLSEPTFKRDAKPLGPLTGFPVPPDWDEEETAERLGTPAPAEEAAEPHK
- the ngg gene encoding N-acetylglutaminylglutamine synthetase, whose amino-acid sequence is MTRRQNRDTRPARDTRLDRRSGPSLAGRQAHGTAFSRQEATVDMGWGRLIFGQTFDDNRHLADAIRMEEEGKRDVALYLAEPHVLLSLAPQELFLDPSHTYRLWMDRYRPAPPRRRGFTIRRVRTAEEVAEVNRIYAARRMVPVPEDMALAFRRSRTVTQLVAVETASGAIIGTVMGVDHVQAFGDPEGGASLWALAVDPQASLPGVGSALTLHLAGHFLARGRAYMDLSVMHDNAEAIALYEKLGFQRVPVFCVKRKNPINEKLFIGPSPSDALNPYARILVDEARRRGIAVEVLDAARGYFTLTFGGRAITCRESLTELTSAIAMSRCQDKRVTRDVLAEAGLSVPEQVTAADLARAETFLAAHGRVVVKPVDGEQGRGVQVDIRDADTLARACRALSEQGVAGVVETFVEGEDLRIIVIDGEVVAAAIRKPAEITANGTDTVRALIEARSRRRAAATGGESRIPMDAETERAVTEAGWTMDDVPPAGEVIRVRKTANLHTGGTIHDVTAELHPALAEAAVRAARALDIPVVGLDFMVPAADQPDYWIIEANERAGLANHEPQPTAERFIDFLFPQTATRRRSMPAQAEETA